One Ostrea edulis chromosome 2, xbOstEdul1.1, whole genome shotgun sequence genomic region harbors:
- the LOC125681266 gene encoding uncharacterized protein LOC125681266: MTWLTGGRCGKYHRLDVDEILPGVFISGCAPAADKALLQRLQITHIVNMASLFGNKFPESFSYFRIEIEDNEDEEIKSHFYKVFSFIEKSLNVGGRVLVHCNAGVSRAGTMVTAYVMKSKGSSLKDALKFVRSKRQNNPTIPNDGFMKELKKFEKQLSDKISCQTSVFPYKPQ, from the exons ATGACTTGGTTGACGGGAGGTAGATGTGGGAAATATCACAGACTGGATGTAGATGAGATTCTGCCTGgtgtatttatct CTGGATGTGCTCCCGCAGCTGATAAGGCTCTCCTACAGAGACTTCAAATTACTCATATAGTCAACATGGCGTCCTTGTTTGGAAACAAATTTCCTGAGTCGTTTTCCTATTTTAGAATAGAAATAGAAGATAACGAGGACGAGGAGATCAAATCACatttttacaaagttttcagttttattgaaaaatctttaaatgtagGAGGGCGTGTTTTAGTTCACTGCAATGCTGGGGTGTCAAGAGCGGGAACCATGGTAACTGCGTACGTCATGAAAAGCAAGGGTTCAAGTCTTAAAGATGCTTTGAAATTTGTTCGGTCCAAAAGACAGAACAACCCAACCATTCCAAATGATGGTTTTATGAAGGAACTAAAGAAGTTTGAAAAACAACTGTCAGACAAGATATCTTGTCAGACATCAGTGTTTCCATATAAGCCTCAATGA
- the LOC125681265 gene encoding dual specificity protein phosphatase 19-like: MDSRTCELDGVKAFDRSSLRKTVTKVTTVSGDQFVEYKDDEGLTVKKNMDENGKVPGFVVDPFADLQVGELLPGLILGSQDVAVELDLLQKYHVTHILNLATFVKNSFPEHFTYKNIDLLDIPETNIAQYFESSFQFIDSGMSNGGCVLVHCNAGVSRAATIVIAYLMKINHWSLEKAYGYVKEKRSKIRPNAGFQAQLKSFEQQLFESSKVD; encoded by the exons ATGGATTCCCGTACGTGCGAGTTAGATGGTGTGAAAGCATTCGATAGGTCGTCGTTGAGAAAAACGGTTACAAAAGTGACCACAGTTTCGGGTGATCAGTTCGTGGAATACAAGGATGATGAAGGATTGACAGTGAAAAAGAATATGGACGAAAATGGAAAAGTTCCTGGTTTTGTTGTCGATCCTTTTGCCGATTTGCAGGTTGGAGAACTTTTACCTGGTCTTATTTTAG gcTCACAAGATGTAGCAGTGGAGCTTGATTTACTTCAAAAGTACCATGTGACACATATTCTGAATCTTGCAACTTTTGTCAAAAACTCATTTCCAGAACATTTCACGTACAAAAATATAGATTTATTAGACATTCCAGAAACAAATATAGCTCAGTACTTTGAATCATCTTTCCAATTCATTGACTCTGGAATGTCCAATGGAGGATGTGTATTAGTACATTGCAATGCAGGTGTTTCTAGAGCTGCAACTATTGTCATAGCTTACCTTATGAAGATAAATCACTGGAGTTTAGAAAAGGCCTATGGATATGTGAAAGAGAAAAGATCAAAGATCAGACCTAATGCTGGATTTCAAGCCCAATTGAAGTCCTTTGAACAACAACTTTTTGAAAGCTCAAAGGTTGACTGA